The following proteins come from a genomic window of Liolophura sinensis isolate JHLJ2023 chromosome 13, CUHK_Ljap_v2, whole genome shotgun sequence:
- the LOC135480834 gene encoding WAP four-disulfide core domain protein 3-like, with protein sequence MPPAISKDGYCPASTTNLQCDEPCTSDGSCSGNKKCCQLSCGMSCVDPNANHPGVKLGFCPFVNPNVSTMCLQTCSSDYSCAGDTKCCSFGQCSMRCMAPEAAPQAQRKTGDCPSSQDARGRPDTIQCISDYACPGAEKCCRIGNAVQCSAPAQDSAMKDGACPALTSTSPVCIRRCSSDSNCPGNQKCCAAGCSSQCAAPSFSDAPRLNPGHCPYVEPHVLLPCTVNCTADSECGTDMKCCEYGCGMRCLRSQPFPPTTQKDGSCPSQPAVNPLYVVPNGRFWFKTKEIPSRETFGYRNCRNDGQCPGTLKCCASSVGGTECITPV encoded by the coding sequence ATGCCACCGGCGATATCCAAAGACGGTTATTGCCCTGCCTCCACCACTAACCTTCAATGCGACGAACCGTGCACGTCCGATGGATCCTGCTCGGGCAACAAGAAGTGCTGTCAACTAAGTTGTGGAATGAGCTGTGTGGACCCAAATGCGAACCATCCTGGCGTTAAACTGGGATTCTGTCCGTTCGTCAACCCTAATGTCTCCACTATGTGCCTGCAGACATGTTCGTCTGATTACTCCTGTGCTGGAGATACGAAATGCTGCTCCTTCGGTCAGTGTTCGATGAGATGTATGGCTCCTGAAGCCGCCCCTCAGGCGCAAAGAAAAACGGGCGATTGTCCGTCATCTCAAGATGCCCGAGGACGGCCAGACACAATCCAGTGTATATCTGACTATGCCTGTCCCGGTGCCGAAAAGTGCTGCCGTATAGGGAATGCCGTTCAGTGCAGTGCTCCTGCCCAGGACTCAGCGATGAAGGATGGAGCTTGTCCTGCATTAACCAGCACATCTCCGGTATGCATCCGTCGCTGCTCCAGCGATTCGAATTGTCCAGGCAACCAGAAGTGCTGCGCAGCGGGATGCAGCTCGCAGTGCGCTGCGCCTTCGTTCAGCGACGCGCCGAGGTTGAATCCTGGACACTGCCCTTACGTTGAACCTCATGTTCTGCTGCCCTGTACCGTCAACTGTACGGCGGATTCCGAATGCGGTACTGATATGAAGTGTTGCGAGTACGGTTGCGGAATGCGATGTTTGAGATCGCAACCGTTCCCACCCACGACACAGAAAGACGGCAGCTGCCCAAGTCAGCCAGCCGTGAATCCCCTGTATGTCGTTCCTAATGGCAGATTTTGGTTCAAAACAAAGGAAATCCCATCCAGAGAAACATTTGGGTACAGGAATTGTCGTAACGATGGTCAGTGTCCGGGGACATTGAAATGCTGTGCTTCGTCAGTCGGAGGCACCGAATGTATAACGCCTGTTTAA
- the LOC135480833 gene encoding uncharacterized protein LOC135480833, with amino-acid sequence MLEDINTLGGMVETVKLPEPQQKIHDGKPFPLILSPTDQKTFTDLPSTIMWLEENRDKLKKILLKYGVIVFRDFPVKKAIDFDAFVKALDYQPFPYIGGAAPRTSVVGDVFTTNESPPDKLVDFHHEIAQSPKYPKNIFFFCEYPAKEGGQTSVAPSNLVYRKMLEREPEFVKDLEEKGVRYLRVLPDGDDNESAIGRGWQSTYLSKTREEAESKAKELGTTFEWMPDGSVKTITDIMPGVRINPNNGLKMWHNAIINAYRAYVDSRNVPEKSVYLSDGTYMKPEVMDILDETLCECASDMDWKSGDVMMIDNLQVLHARREFVPPRRVLAWLCV; translated from the coding sequence ATGCTTGAAGACATCAACACCCTGGGAGGAATGGTGGAAACAGTTAAACTGCCAGAACCGCAGCAGAAAATCCACGATGGAAAACCATTTCCTTTGATTCTGAGCCCTACCGATCAGAAAACATTCACCGATCTTCCTAGCACCATCATGTGGCTGGAAGAAAACAGAGACAAATTGAAAAAGATCCTGCTGAAGTACGGAGTTATCGTATTTCGCGATTTCCCCGTCAAAAAAGCCATCGACTTCGATGCGTTTGTGAAAGCGTTGGATTATCAGCCCTTTCCATACATAGGTGGCGCGGCACCGCGGACTTCCGTCGTGGGTGATGTGTTCACAACGAATGAGTCTCCTCCGGACAAACTGGTAGATTTCCACCACGAAATTGCGCAGTCCCCCAAATACCCGAAAAACATCTTCTTCTTCTGTGAATATCCCGCCAAAGAGGGCGGTCAAACGTCTGTGGCTCCGTCGAACTTGGTCTACCGCAAAATGCTGGAGAGGGAACCCGAGTTCGTGAAAGATTTGGAAGAGAAAGGTGTTCGCTATCTACGAGTTTTACCTGATGGCGATGACAACGAGTCCGCCATTGGCCGAGGGTGGCAGTCAACGTACCTCAGCAAGACGCGTGAAGAGGCGGAGAGCAAAGCCAAAGAGTTAGGCACGACGTTTGAATGGATGCCGGACGGTTCCGTTAAAACCATCACCGacatcatgcctggtgtcagaATCAACCCTAACAATGGCCTCAAAATGTGGCATAACGCCATTATCAACGCCTACAGGGCTTACGTGGACTCGCGGAACGTTCCGGAAAAATCTGTTTACCTGAGTGATGGGACTTACATGAAACCGGAAGTAATGGACATTTTGGATGAAACGCTGTGCGAGTGTGCGTCTGACATGGACTGGAAATCCGGCGACGTCATGATGATTGACAATCTCCAAGTTCTGCACGCGCGAAGAGAATTCGTTCCGCCCAGAAGAGTTTTAGCGTGGTTATGTGTTTAA